The region TTATGACGAGGTCAACGGCAAACGTGTACGCCACGCGGAAAAAGTCATTGCCCGCCATCGCGCGATGACCGGCATGGTCGTTCCAGGCAGTTCAACCTGTTCGCGCACCTGACCGCGTTGCAGAACGTCACCCTCGGTTTGCTCAAGGTCAAAAAGCTGCACAAGGACGAAGCCGTGGCGCTGGCCGAGAAATGGCTGGAGCGGGTTGGCTTGTACGAACGCCGTGATCACTATCCCGGCCAGTTGTCCGGCGGTCAGCAACAGCGGGTGGCGATTGCCCGGGCGATTGCGATGAACCCGAGCCTGATGCTGTTCGACGAAGTCACCTCGGCCCTCGACCCGGAGCTGGTCGGCGAAGTGCTGAACGTGATCAAGGGCCTGGCCGATGAAGGCATGACCATGCTGCTGGTGACCCACGAAATGCGTTTTGCCTTCGAAGTCTCGGACAAAATCGTCTTCATGAACCAAGGGCGAATCGAAGAGCAGGGGCCACCCAAGGAACTGTTCGAACACCCGAAATCGCCGCGTTTGGCGGAATTTCTCAAGAACACTCGTTTTTAACCCTATTAATCAGGAGAAACACTCATGAGCATTACTCGTTACGGCACCGGTAGCAGCGCCGGTGGCGGCCAGCCTCGTCCTTTCGCCCGAGCCGTTGAAGCCGATGGCTGGCTGCATGTGTCCGGCCAGGTGCCGTCGCTGGATGGCGAAATTATTGTGGGCGGTATCGTCGAGCAGACTCACCAGACTATGAAAAACCTGATCGCCATCCTCGAAGAAGCCGGTTATGGCCTCGAAGACGTAGTGCGCGCTGGTGTGTGGCTGGAAGATCCACGGGATTTCTGGAGTTTCAACAAGGTGTTCTCCGAGTACTTCAAAAGCGAACACGCCCCGGCCCGGGCCTGCGTGCAGGCGAACATGATGGTTGATTGCAAGGTTGAGATTGACTGCATCGCGTACAAGAAAAAGGCCTGAACCGAGTCGCGCCCATCGCGGGCAAGCCACGCTCCCACAGGAGAACGCATTCCAATGTGGGAGCGTGGTTTACCCGCGAAGACGGCCTAACGGTCGCCGCTGCACTCTAGGTAAACTCCCGGCACTTTGAATGGGAACCTGATGACATGACCGAAGACACCATCAAACGCCGGGCACGCGGTCTGGACCGGGCGTTCGATATCCTCGATTTCCTCAAGGAGATCGGCCAGCCCCTGCGCCCGAACGAAATCGCCAGCGGCATCGGCAGCCCGAAATCCACGGTCTACGAACTGGTGGCCTCGCTGTTGGAACGGCGCATCCTCGAGGCCGTGGGCAAGGACGGTCACGTTTACCTCGGCCGCCAGCTGTACTTCCTCGGGCAGGCGCACCTGCGCCATTTCGACCTGACCCGTGAGGCCGATCACGCCTTGCAGGAAATCGTCAGCCAGACCCGCGAAACCGCGCAGATGTGCCTGCTCAATGGTCGCAAGTACACCGTTGCGCTGATGAAAGAGGGCGAGCGGCATTTCCGCATTTCCTCGGACATCGGCGAAAACGCGCCAATTCCCTGGACCGCGTCCGGACGCCTGCTGCTCTCGCACTTGAGCGACCAGGCAATCATCGACCTGATCGACTACGACGACTTTATCCTGCCCAACGGCGAACGCCTGCCGCTGGAACAGTTTCTCCAGGAAATCCGCCAGGCTGGCCTCGATGGGTTTTTCTCTTTCGATAGCGTCGCCGATACTTTTACCCATTGCTTCGCCGCCCCGGTCAAAGACCCCAGCGGCATCGCCATTGCAACCCTGTGCATCGTTGCCCCTCGGGCCGACGCCAAGAACAATTACAACGACTATCGCCGGGTGCTGATCGACAGCGCCAACAACCTGGCCCGGCGTATCAACGAGTAACAGCGGCTGCTTGCGGCCGCGAATGTAAGGAGTTTGACCATGTCTTCTGCCGAATCGACTGCTGCCGTAGAAAAGGGCTTTGCGCACACCGGCGCGCATCTGGTGCGCGACGTCAGCCTGCCGGCGCTGGTGTTGCACCGTGAAGCGCTGGAACACAACATTCGCTGGATGCAGGCGTTTGTCAGCAACAGCGGCGCGGAACTGGCGCCCCACGGTAAAACCAGCATGACCCCGGCGCTGTTTCGCCGCCAACTGGACGCCGGCGCCTGGGGCATCACCCTGGCCAGCGCGACCCAGACCCGTGCCGCTTACGCCCATGGCGTGCGTCGGGTGTTGATGGCCAACCAACTGGTCGGCACGCCGAACATGGCGTTGATCGCTGACTTGCTGGCGGACCCGACTTTCGAATTCCATTGCATGGTCGATCACCCGGACAACGTTGCTGACCTCGGCGCGTACTTCGCCTCCCGCGGCGTGCGGTTGAACGTGATGATCGAATACGGTGTGGTCGGCGGTCGTTGCGGCTGCCGCAGCGAGCTGGAAGTGATCGAGCTGGCCAAAGCCATCACAGCGCAGCCGGCGCTGGCGTTGACCGGTATCGAGGGCTACGAAGGGGTGATTCATGGCGATCACGCGGTCAGCGGCATCCGTGAGTTTGCTTCTTCCCTGGTGCGTCTGGCGGTGCAGTTGCAGGACAGCGGGGCGTTCGCAATTCCCAAGCCGATCATCACCGCTTCGGGCTCTGCCTGGTACGACCTGATTGCCGAATCCTTCGAAGCCCAGAACGCCGGCGGGCGCTTTCTCAGCGTGCTGCGCCCCGGCAGTTACGTCGCCCACGACCATGGCATCTATAAAGAAGCGCAGTGCTGCGTGCTCGACCGTCGCAGCGATTTGCATGAAGGTTTGCGTCCGGCGCTGGAAATCTGGGCGCATGTTCAGTCGATGCCGGAACCAGGCTTCGCAGTGATCGCCCTCGGTAAGCGCGATGTGGCGTATGACGCCGGCCTGCCGGTGCCGTTGTTGCGTTACAAGGCCGGCGTGCTGCCGGCGGTGGGCGACGATGTGAGCGCCTGCAAGGTGACGGCGGTGATGGACCAGCATGCGTTCATGACCGTGGCGCCGGGGGTTGAATTGCGGGTGGGGGACATCATTTCTTTCGGTACTTCACATCCGTGCCTGACGTTCGACAAGTGGCGCACCGGGTGTCTGGTGGATGAGCGGTTGCAGGTGATTGAAACCATGGAAACCTGTTTCTAAGGCCTGAAACCGAGGTGCGGCCTTCGCGTGCAAGCTTTGCTCCTACGGGATCGTGTTGTTCGCGAGTGATCGCAAACCTGTAGGAGCGAGGCTTGCCCGCGAAGGCATCCTTCCAGACAACATCGCATCACCTGAGACCCCACACCCATGAACACCATCAACACCCTCGGCCCCAACACCCCGCGCATCGCCCTGATCGGCGAGTGCATGATCGAGTTGCAGCAGCGGGCCGATGGCAAGCCTGCAACAAAGCTTCGGCGGCGACACCCTGAACACGGCGGTCTACCTGTCCCGGGAACTGGGCGAAGGTGGCACGGTGGATTACGTCACCGCCCTGGGCGATGACAGCTTCAGCGATGCGATGTGCCAGAGCTGGGCGGCCGAAAACATTGGCCTGGAGATGGTCCAGCGGTTACCCGGTCGCTTGCCAGGCTTGTATTGCATCCAGACCGATGCCGCTGGCGAGCGGCGCTTCCTTTACTGGCGCAACGAAGCCGCCGTGCGCGAGTTGCTTCACCACCCCGGCAGCCGCACCGATACTGGCGGCATTGCCGGATTACGACGTGCTGTATTTCAGTGGCATCACTCTGGCGGTGCTGGGCGAGCAAGGTCGGGAGAAGTTACTGGAAACCCTGACCGAGGCCCGGCAGCGGGATGCGCGAATTGTCTTCGACAACAACTACCGGCCGCGGCTGTGGGCATCGCTGGAGGAGGCGCGGGCTGCGTATCGCAGTGTCTTGCCGTACGTGGACCTGGCGCTGCTGACCGTCGATGACGAACAGGCACTGTTTCATTTTTCCGATAGCGAGGCAGTGTTTGACGCCTACGAGCAGATCGGCACACCGGAAGTGGTGCTCAAGCGTGGCGCCGAGGCGTGCTTGATTCGCTGTGGCGGTGAGTCGTTCGAAGTGCCGGCGCAGAAGGTCGAGCGCGTGGTGGACACCACGGCGGCGGGGGATTCGTTCAGTGCGGCGTATCTGGCGAGTCGGCTCAAGGGCGGGAGCCCGGTTGAGGCGGCCGAGGCGGGGCATCGGTTGGCGAGCCAAGTGATTCAAGTCCCGGGTGCACTCATTCCCAAAACCTGAAACACAATCTCTGCGGTGAAGAGATTTTGTGGTGAGGGGGCTTGCCCCCGTTGGGTGGCGAAGCCGCCCCGGCATTCTTTCAGATAAACCGAATCCACAGGCTTACGACTGCTGCGCAGCCGAACGGGGCAAGCCCCATCGCCACAGAGGCCCTCAAGCCAACCGCTCAATCCCGATAAAACACCTGCACCAAGTGATACCCGAACTTGCTCTTGAGCGGCCCATGCACCACCCGCAGCGGTTTCTTGAAGATCACCGCGTCAATCACTCCAACCATCTGCCCCGGCCGCACTTCACCCAAATCGCCGCCGCGCTTGCCGGACGGGCAGGTGGAGTATTTTTGGCCAGCACATCGAAGGCTTCGCCCTTGGCGATGCGTTGTTTGAGCTGCTCGGCTTCTTCCGAGGTTTTCACCAGAATATGGCGGGCTTGAGCTTTCATGGGGCAGGTACCTTGCAACGGTGGTGACAACGGGGCGCGGGATTATGCCTCAACTCACTCTGGTTGGCCGATCATCGTGCGAATCTTGTTGGCCAGCAGGTCGATGGAAAACGGTTTGGCCACCATGTCCATGCCTTCCTCCAGGAAACCCTGGCGTTCGGCGGCTTTCTCCGCGTAACCCGTCATAAACAACACTTTGAGGTCCGGGCGATGCTGACGGGCGATTTCCGCCAGTTGCCGGCCATTCATCCCCGGCAGCCCGACGTCGGTCACCAACAGGTCCACGCGCAAGTCGGACTCGAGCAAAGGCAG is a window of Pseudomonas sp. 10S4 DNA encoding:
- a CDS encoding RidA family protein — protein: MSITRYGTGSSAGGGQPRPFARAVEADGWLHVSGQVPSLDGEIIVGGIVEQTHQTMKNLIAILEEAGYGLEDVVRAGVWLEDPRDFWSFNKVFSEYFKSEHAPARACVQANMMVDCKVEIDCIAYKKKA
- a CDS encoding IclR family transcriptional regulator, giving the protein MTEDTIKRRARGLDRAFDILDFLKEIGQPLRPNEIASGIGSPKSTVYELVASLLERRILEAVGKDGHVYLGRQLYFLGQAHLRHFDLTREADHALQEIVSQTRETAQMCLLNGRKYTVALMKEGERHFRISSDIGENAPIPWTASGRLLLSHLSDQAIIDLIDYDDFILPNGERLPLEQFLQEIRQAGLDGFFSFDSVADTFTHCFAAPVKDPSGIAIATLCIVAPRADAKNNYNDYRRVLIDSANNLARRINE
- a CDS encoding amino acid deaminase; amino-acid sequence: MSSAESTAAVEKGFAHTGAHLVRDVSLPALVLHREALEHNIRWMQAFVSNSGAELAPHGKTSMTPALFRRQLDAGAWGITLASATQTRAAYAHGVRRVLMANQLVGTPNMALIADLLADPTFEFHCMVDHPDNVADLGAYFASRGVRLNVMIEYGVVGGRCGCRSELEVIELAKAITAQPALALTGIEGYEGVIHGDHAVSGIREFASSLVRLAVQLQDSGAFAIPKPIITASGSAWYDLIAESFEAQNAGGRFLSVLRPGSYVAHDHGIYKEAQCCVLDRRSDLHEGLRPALEIWAHVQSMPEPGFAVIALGKRDVAYDAGLPVPLLRYKAGVLPAVGDDVSACKVTAVMDQHAFMTVAPGVELRVGDIISFGTSHPCLTFDKWRTGCLVDERLQVIETMETCF